A region from the Scylla paramamosain isolate STU-SP2022 unplaced genomic scaffold, ASM3559412v1 Contig2, whole genome shotgun sequence genome encodes:
- the LOC135095866 gene encoding serine/threonine-protein kinase SBK1-like, with product MDAALGQVKLADFGATRRAGAMVTRGALPLSWLAPEVACLHAHDLYAAHPAQDAWQLGLLLVVLLTGALPWAAADPEDPHYAAWVAWAHHASTGLPPRFRLFSPRLLCLLRRLLHPEPELRCPAAALQQEAEAGRRWLARDPDPFDPCLQDAPRPAAFLRRAEQRVARVLRRYLRRASPKYKKVTFAAVLEERREVERDEEEEEEEEEEEEEEEEEEQQQQDMGGWFLGSECILDYYCAPP from the coding sequence ATGGACGCCGCGCTGGGCCAGGTCAAGCTGGCGGACTTCGGGGCCACGCGCCGCGCTGGGGCCATGGTGACCCGCGGCGCCCTGCCCCTATCCTGGCTGGCGCCCGAGGTGGCCTGCCTTCACGCCCACGACCTGTACGCCGCGCACCCCGCGCAGGACGCGTGGCAGCTGggcctgctgctggtggtgctgctcacGGGGGCGCTGCCCTGGGCCGCCGCTGACCCAGAGGACCCGCACTACGCCGCCTGGGTGGCGTGGGCGCACCACGCCTCCACCGGACTGCCGCCTCGCTTCAGGCTGTTCTCGCCGCGCCTGCTGTGCCTGCTGCGCCGTCTGCTGCACCCTGAGCCCGAGCTGCGGTGCCCCGCGGCGGCCCTGCagcaggaggcggaggcggggcGGCGGTGGCTGGCGCGGGACCCTGACCCCTTCGACCCCTGCCTGCAGGACGCCCCGCGCCCCGCAGCCTTCCTGCGCCGCGCCGAGCAGCGCGTGGCCAGAGTGCTGCGGCGCTACCTGCGGCGCGCTAGTCCCAAGTATAAGAAGGTGACCTTCGCCGCGGTGCTGGAGGAGCGACGCGAGGTGGAGcgcgacgaggaggaggaggaggaggaggaggaggaggaggaggaggaggaggaggaggagcagcagcagcaggacatGGGAGGCTGGTTCTTGGGCAGTGAGTGCATCCTGGACTACTACTGTGCCCCGCCCTGA